The region TTCCGGTGGCATCAGTGCCGCTATCTTGCTCAAAAGGTGCGTCTTTCCGCTGCCCGAACTGCCTTGTATTAAAGCATGTAGCGTATCTTTCATTTTATGGCTCGTACCGATAATAAACAAAAACAAACGGTTGTTTTCTTCGCCCACGATGCCGCTTTGGCCGATCAATTCGTTTAAGTTTTGTATTAAATCTTCTTTCTGCAGAAAGGCTTTGCATTTGGCTTGTTCCGGCAACCTTAAAGCTTTGTCGTTTGAGTTTTCTTCGGTGGATTGTTGCAGTTGATTATCTCTGTATTCTTCCAGTAAATCGGTTAATTGAGATAGATCGTTTTCCACCAAATCACTGCGCAAGTCCAGTTTTTCCGATGCTTCACGGGCTTCTTTCCGGGTTTGTTTTTCTTCGTACAGATCCAGTCGGCAGCGGTATTTTATCCCCGTTTCCGGGTGCTGCACGTCCAAACTCACCAGCATGCGATCGAAGGTTTTCGGCAGGCTGCCTTTGATGATGTAGCGGGCGGTGGGGGTTTGGTGGATGATCTTGTTGGGAATATCGGTTTTTAATGGTGACAGGGCGTGGACTGTCTGTACGGCGGCGGTGGCCGCTTTTGTTTGATTGCTATATTGTTTTATTGTTAAATTGTTAGATAATTGAGAGGCTTTTAGATCCACAGGCTGCCGTTCTTCGATGAGTTGTAAAATGGCTTCTTTGCCGTAGTTTACAAAAAGGCTGTTGATGTCTTCGCCGTCGGGAGTTGTTACTGTTGAGACAAGGCATGCCTTGTCTTTACGCAGTTCTTCGCTGTATTTTGTTGCTCCCTGTTTTCCGGCTGTATCACCATCAAAGAAAAAGATTACTTCTTGCAGGTTGGATAATTGGCTTATGGCTGCTTTGTGTTCGGCGGTTAGGCCGTTGGTGCCGTAAGCGGCTAAAATTGAATATTGATTATTTTCTATTGATAATTGAAGTGTGGCTGCATCTATGATGGCCTCGGTGATTATCAGGGTTTCAGTGTGTTTGTCAGGGTAGTGTGGATAAAGTCCTTTCCGGTTTTCGGTGTAGTAGTGTTTGCCAAATTCTGCGTTATGGCCGTTGCTTTCGGTGATTCTTCTGCCGTACAGGCTTACGATATTCCCGTTTTTGTCTTTCAATGGGAAGGTGATGCACTGTTTGAGTTTTTTCCAGTTTACACCGCTATTGTAGCCAACTTCTTGTAATTGTTCTAAGCAGCGGTTTCTCAAATATTCTTGTGCTTTGGGGCTGCGTGGGAGGCCTTCTTTTTGCCTGTTAAATAGCTCGGCAAAGTTTTCGGCCTCCGCAGCCCGCTTGGATGCAATCCCCATTACATCGGTATTTTGGGTGTGTTCTGTTGTGTTGCCATTGGCCAGTTCCGTGGCTATTTTCAGGGCAGCGTGTTTGCTACAATTCTCTTTATCCTGGATAAATTGTATCACATCACCTGTCTTGCCGCAGCCAAAGCAGTTGTAGGTGTTGGTGTCTGTATATATTTTGCAGCTGGGTTTATCGTCCTTATGGAACGGGCATTTGATATGGTCGTTCTTATCCGGTTTAATTCCGTAATTCTGACTAACGTTAAAAATTGTAATTGGGGCTCAGCGAGTTACCCAAATTAATATCTTCAGTCTTTATGTCAAATTTAGCCATTTGTTTTTTAATTCTTTTTACTAATCCTAATTTTCTTTTTTGGTCAAGGAATAAATATGCTGTTGGTGGATCATAGGGAACTTGTTTTACGACCATTGTCCATATTACTGTTGCAAGTTTTCTTGCTGTTGCGCTTACTGCCGCTTGTCGTCCTTTTCGATAAGCGATGCGCTTAAAGAAGTCTGACATATGTGTATCTTTTAGATTTCCAATTGCATTTGCTGAATGTCGCAGTGCTATTTTTAAACGATTACTTCCTTTGGGTATTTTATTACTAAGAATTTTTCCTCCGGAGATTTTATTATTAGGAGCTAGTCGTAACCAAGAACAAAACTCTTTGGCTGTTTTAAATTTTTTAAAGCCATCTATACCTATTTCACTCATAATTGACATAACTGTTGCATGACTCACCCCCTCAATAGCCATAAGGTCAACACCCCCAAAGTATTGGTAAGCTATTTGATTAAAGTTCTTTATATCAATAGCATTTTTATTAATTCTTTTGTGTGGTTTTGCTGTTGTCTTTAGCTTTTGTTTTACTGGATGCTTTTGTATTTCATTTTTTATTAATTTCTCTATTTCCTTATCGCATTCCTTAATTTTTCTTTGAAAGAATTTATAACTATCATACTCTTGCTTTAACCCAAATAAATAATCTACCCTGTTGTTGCCATGTAAAGCTTTAGCTATTTCTTCTTTGGGTTTTCTACAATTATAATGTCTATGTTCTGCTAATGAATAAGGATCAAGATTTCCATTACAAATATCTTCTATGATTTTAAGTCCTGTGAGACCACATACATCATTTACAACTACATCTAAACGAAAATTTAAAAATTTAAGATACTTCTGCATTTTTCGAGATGCACTTGCTGCTAATTCCAGCCAGTTTGTTCTTTGACGACAATAAGTTCGTAATATTTCTGTATTCTCATCAGGTAAAAAACTACTTGTCAACAAACCTAAAGAATGAAGCTTTTGAATCCACCGACTATCTTTTACATCTGTCTTTTTTCCTTTTGCATTTTTTGTAAACTTTCCATTACATAAAACAACTTCAATTCCATGCTTTTGCAATTCCACATATAAATTTTGCCAGTAATCGCCTGTTGATTCCATTGCAACAGAAGTAATGCCATAAGATAATAGCCATTCGCATAATTTAACTAAATCTTCGGCATATACTCCGAATTCTTTAACATCTTCTAAAGATTGTCCGACTGCTACAAAATGAGATTTACTACCAACATCAATTCCTGCTGCATTGTAATTTATAATCTCCATTTTAATTTTCTTTTTCCTTGCCATAATTTTCTTTTTTAAGTTTTATAATGACTCTAAGGAAATGTATCTTTGAATCGAGAAATATTCTGAACGGGGTTGCTAAACAGCACCACCACTGGATTTATCAACAGGCCTCTGAAATGCATCTTCAGGGGCTTTTTACATTTCGACCAGAATGCGCCACGGGCTTTAAAAAGCACCAGTTAAAAATCGGTCACACAAAGAGTCGGTTCAAATATAATAGAAATCTATTTCGGAGGTACTTATACGTTAGCAGAAGGACTTAATCTGAGCTGGAGGAGTAGATAAATTAGCTAAAATCTACTTCGGAAGTTCATATATGGGGAATGCGCCAAAACGCTCATTATGGGCAGCCGTTTTTTAATGTCGGGGATTTGCATGGGGAAAAAGTTTAAAAATTTTACAGTTGCTAATATTTGGTACAAATCTATAAAATTTTACGGTTTGCGTGCGCAATTTGTGATTTTATTTTATAAAATATTCGCAATATATTTGTGTTTATAGCGAATATAGCGCTATTACATACCAAATATTAGTTTAAATGGATAGTTTCGGAAAAAAATTGAGGGAATGCAGGGAGGCAAAAAAACTCTCACAAAATGAGCTTGCAAAATTGATTGAAGCACATCATTCTATTATTGGAAAATACGAACGCGATGAAGTAAAACCCTCAATTGATGTGGTGAAAAAAATGGCTAATATTTTGGACACAACGGTAGGTTATTTGCTTGGCGAAAGCCAAAATTCACAGGTTCTGAAAGACCCGGCCATGATGCAACGCCTGAACGATATCGCCACTTTCCAGGAAAAAGACCGCGAACACATCCTATACACCCTCGATGCAATGATCCGAGACGTTAAGACAAGGCAGGCTTATTTTAATAAATAAAAACCAATCCTGACTATTTACCCAATTCTTTTTCAGTATTGGTGATTAGTTTGATATTAAATTTATCTGTTTCAGTTAACTTATCATTTATATTTTTCGTTCGTTTCCCTTTCTTCTCGTAATGATTATAAAAGGCAAACAGGTTAAAATAGGCTTGATAGAATTCAGAGCTAAATGCATAATTATATTTTGCAAATATACTATTGCGCAATATTCCCAATGTGTAAAGATCCAATCCTTTTATATCATCTTTTGTGAGTTTTTCGTTCTGATGTCCTTTATACATGGCTAAATCGAGTTGGGGGATGAATTTGTAGGGAATGATAACTTTATTTTTAGAGTCCAAATTTGAAAGTAAGAAATAATGCTTTATATCATTGCCCTGAATATTGATTCCACTAATTAATTCAATATTATTAATCCATGCTAGAACTTTTTTCTTTTTAAGCTTTTCAATATCTAATATGTATCCTTCATAATATAAAGGATTTGGCCGATCCTGATCATATATTCTATTATTAAGCCTAACAGTCTTTTGAGATTCATCTATAAATAACATCTCAAGCAAATAACCATTTAAAACATCAAACTTGAAAAGGTCTTTGATTTCTTTCACACCTGCAGCAGTTGCAATAAAAAAGCGATAGTTTGAGCAGTCTGCTCCTTCTGGATTCATGCAAATTTGAATAATTGCACTATTAGATTCAAAAAACAAAACTTCTTCAACATTGGCATAATAGATATCACCTAATCCTTCAAAATAGGTTTTTTTAATAAATGGGTCGAAATCTGCAATTTCTTTTCCTTTTTTGTTTAAGAAGTTGGCAGTTTTAATTTTAAATTCATTATTTTTTATTACATGGTAAAACCTTTTAAATGAATTATCCTGAATAAAACTATCTTGTTGATTGCGAGAATAAGAATACCCAAAATCTTTAAACACAGAATCTTCAAATGAATACTGTACAAATTTTAGTTTCCCATTCTTTTTGCTATCTGGTGTTTGAATAAATAAGAATTCGTCAATTTTAAAAGGATTTTTGAAAAATGTATTATTACAATCTAATGGACGACCATTAACAAAAAGATTGCAGCTCTTCGAATCAAATTTTTTTGCAAGTATTTCTATAAATAGTGTATCATAAATATAGATTCCTTTATAATCATTATTATACTTTGCATTATATGTTTTTATAACAGTATCAAGTTTAAATTCAACTTGTGAGAACGATATTTGCCACAAGGTTAAAAAGCTAATTATAATTACAATTGTTCTTTTTTTCATAATTCACGTGTTAAAATGTAACCTAAGAATAAATGCGATTTTTGAACTCCATACCATTGATTAATACCAACAGAACTCCCAGCATGTATTACTTTGTGTTCAATACCATTGAAGCAGGTTGCAATATGACCTGATGGTTTTTTAGGAACATCATTTGAAGAGGGTAGATTTAAATTTACACTCTCAACTATATTATTACCAAAAGCTGTTTGATAAACAACATAACCGGCTTTTGTATAATCCCATTCTGTTACTGAGGTTGTCTCATTTATTTCAACAAATACTTCATCGTTGTTGTATATTTGCCAATGAAATCTATTTGCATAGTCGTGTTTTCCCCAAGGTGCATATTCTTGGCTTTCAATATCAGTAATATCTGAAAAAAGATCCTGAAAGAGTATATTACGACATAAATCGGATGCAAATACATTGCACCAGGTATTATTATATGCCGGGCATAAAATATTTATTTCACCTCCTTCGTTGCCAATATAACTATCATCAAACTGTAAGATTAATTTATCATTGGAGGTTCTGTCTGACATGCCTGAAAGGTTTGTAAGTATGCGGTCATATGTATCCGTTTTTTCCCATGACCAGTTGGAGGCTTTTTGTGTGGCATCGTATTTCCCAGTGCTCTCAACATATGTCAAAAGATTGTATAAAAAATGATCGTGTATCACGACAATTGTATCTGATTCCTCTAAGGATATGGGCCAATTAAACACCTTACTTTGAGCAAATCCGCTTATATAGCTGGCATCAGTATAAATATATTGATTTGAAAAGAACCAATGTTCGTCTTTATTTTCATCTTTATAAATTGCATTAACGAGTTTCATATTTTCAACTTCGCTAGCATTGGCCGGTTGTAAATCGAAAAAACCAAATCCATAATTACCATGAAATCGGTTTATGCGGTTCTTTTTATATTTATCATCTTGAACTAAATTCTCGGCCGCTCCTTTTGTGTAATCTGTCCAAACCGGCATAATAGCATTAGCTAAAAACCGTGTTCCATCATCCACTACATTTTCATTTCCAGTGGGCAAGTGCTGACGTATAAAACTCATCACTTCGGGAAACAAGTGGTTTTGAAGAAGCGGATCACTTATTTCCAGCTGTTTGAACTCAAATCCATCGCCTTCATTCATAAATAAAAACAAAATGTGGTTGCCAACACTGTAATGTTGCTTCCATTGGATTACATAGGTTTCTGCATTCAATGAAATAGGATTGTTTAACTCCAGTGGGCCAAAAGCTTTGACATCAAAAAAGCTCAGGTGTACTTTTAATGTATCTCCAATAATGCTATAGTTACTATCCATTGCAGCTTTTAGCTGGTCAACATGAACCTTTTCTTTTATTGCCAATAATTGTGAGTTTTTAATATCGTTGCTTTTGGTTACGTGCATTTTAACTTCAATTACAGAATTCTGGGCGCTTAGCGATATAAATATCGAATTTATTGCAATAAACATCAATATTTTAAGCTGTTTTTTATTCATTGCTATCAATTTCTAAAATTTCGTAAACTTTTTCTCTTATTTCTCTTGTATATTGATTTTTAAGAGAATCTACAGGCAGTAACGGGTCTGCATCAGGAAGAACGTTTATAATATTAGTTTTAAAGGCCTGCCAGATCTCTGTTGAAGTTTTCTTTGTATTAAGGGCTTCGTATAGGTCATCATAATTGGTGATAGAATCCATTGAAACATCTAAATCATGCATTGTAATAAGGGTACTATCCATTTTCCATTCCATATCTTCTGTTTTTGTTGTATTTTGCGACATCCCTCTTTCGTAATAGGCTGTTGCATGGTTAAATACTACAGGATCAAATTGCTCGGGTACAGGTTCTAATGTTTCTGAGAGACTATCAAATTGGCTTTTTAATACTAAAATGCTATCGCAAAAAGTTTCTATAGCCGTTGACAATTCAAACTGAAGTTTTTTAAGGTAGATTGTTTTTTCAACATTGGAAGCCAATAATCTAAATTGTTGACCTACTAAAATAATACTATCTTCTTGTTCAAAATAGGCTGAATCAAGCGTAATGGATAACACAGGCATTTTTTCCGGTTCTTCTATTTTATGAATCCATTTAATATCTTCTTCTACAAATTCACCATTCTCAATTGTACCTGCAAATAATTCAATGCTTTGGTTTAGTTCAGGTAAAAAATTCATGCATCGATTATCTCCTAACAACTGCTCATTGAAATAGATACCTTCCATACGTATCTCCCCCTCCTCCACCTCTTCAAAAATATGCCAACCTCCTTCGGGGTTATGGATGAAGTCCCATTGGTATTTCCAAGTGAGCAGGAAAACCCATCGTCAATGATGCTTTTATACATGCTTTTATCAAAGAACGTCGTGCGTTAAACACACTTTCAAATATATAAAAATCGGCCATACTTTTTCTTTCAATTGAAAAGTTCAATTGAAGAAAAAAAAGACCACAGGTTTATTTTTTAAAAGAAAAACAAAAAAAAAGAAAGCCATACCACAAGGTAAGGCGAAAAGGGCTGTCAAGGCTGACGGCAAAAGAGTTTTACCATAAAAATCCATTTATTAAAACTGTTTTGCCGGAACTCGCCTTGGCCTTTACTGCCCTTGGAGCCGGCTTAAATTGGGCTTCCTTTTTTTGCTTTCCGGAAGTCAAAAATTCCTTTGTTTAAAGTCTTTAACCTGCTTGTAATACGCAACTTTACATGTACAAATTTTCGCAATCTAAAATGTACATTTTAGGTTAATAAAAAAAGTCCCCATCTTATCATTTTGATAATATGAGGACTTATGAAAAAAAAAGAAAAATTTTGTATGTGGTACAAAGTTAAAGAATTATCAGAAAATGGTTTCAATAAAAGCCAGATTTCAAGAGAAATTGGCATTGACCGCCGAACCGTAAAACGCTATTTAAGCATGGGTGAAGAAGATTTCCATGATTGGATACGCCAGGGAAAAAACCTGCCCCGAAAACTTGCAGCTTATGCAGATTTCGTTAAAGATGAACTAAATGAGCATGCAGATTTGTCGGCAGCGCAAATTGAAGATCACTTGAAAGAAAAATACGCAGATGACCTGCCTGAAGTACACAGTAAAACAGTGTATAATTTTGTGCAAATGATCCGTGAAAAGTACAATATTCCCAAACCAAGATCGGAGAGTCAACGAGACTTCGGCCAATTACCACAGACGCCTTACGGACAAGAGGCTCAGGTCGATTTTGGCGAGACTTACATGCGCACTGTCGAAGGCAATCGACGAAAGGTTTATTTCTTTGCAATATTACTTTCCCGTTCACGGCATAAATTTGTTTATTTTCAAGAAAGGCCCTTCACTGCTACTGATGCGGTTTATGCTCATTTTCTTGCATTTGAGTTTTTTGGAGGCATCCCCCGAAAAATAATTTATGACCAGGACTGTGTTTTCATAAAAGATGAAAACCTTGGCGATTATAAGCTGACCCATGAGTTCAACAGTTTTGTACAAAACCAGCCATTTAAAGCTGTTTTTTGTCGGAAAGCTGACCCTCAAAGCAAGGGAAAGATCGAGAATGTGGTCGGTTATATAAAGAACAATTTTTTAAGGGGAAGGCCCTTCAGGGGCATCAGTTTACTCAATGAGGAAGGGCTGGCATGGCTTGCACGAACAGCAAATGCAAAAAAACATACCACTACCCACAAAGTGCCTTATAAAGAATGGAAAATCGAAAAACAATATCTTTTACCTTACAAAAAACAGCAATTGTCACATGAACAAACATTACGGTCGCATACCGTAAGAAAAAACAATACTGTTTTATTGCACAAAAACAGCTACCAGCTTCCCCTTGGCACATACAAAGGGCCTGGTTCAAAGGTACTTTATTCCATAAAAGAAGGGAAAGTATTCTTTTACCGATCCTCCGGGAATAACGGGTTGATCACAAGTTATGACCTGTGCATAGGTGAAGGGGAATACCTGCGCAACACGGACTTTAGGCGCGATAAATCAAAAACACTTCCACAGACTTATGCCGAAGCACTGGAAAGGTTGGGCAATACAGACAAAGCCAAATTTTACCTTGAACTGATCAAAAGCGATAAGTCAAGATACTACCACGACAACCTGCGGGCAATAGCCAAAAAAATCACAGGCTTTACGCAACAGCATATCGATAAAGGCCTTGATTATTGCATGGAATGTCAATATTACAATGCGAACAGTCTCTATCAGGCCATAATCCATATTGCAAACCAAGCAGAAAAGAACAGTAAAACGAAGGTAAACATAGAGCGCCCTCAAACCACTAAATTTATGGAAAAAGCTACTATTAAGGCCGACACAAGCAACATTAATACTTACGAAAAACTATTTTAGCCATGGAACAAATCAAACAAATCAAGCAATACGCCGACAAACTCAGGCTGACCAAACTAAGAAACAACGCTGATAAAATGGTGCACCAGGCACAGATCGACAGCCCTTCTTATCTGGAATATACCCATGAACTCCTTTATCAGGAAATCTTACAACGCCGAAAAAACGATTACGAAAGAAGGTTGAAAATGGCGCGCCTTCCTAAATCTCACGACCTTGATCAATATGACTTTAACTTTGCCAATGGCATTACCAGGCCACAATTAAAAGAGCTCAGGGAATTATTGTGGATGGAGCAAAATTACAATGTCATCTTGATGGGTCCCTCAGGTACAGGCAAAACTTTTTTGGCCGCTGGACTTATATATCAAGCAATCACATCGGGATATAAAGCATATTTTATGACCATGGAAGACATTATCAACACCATAAAAATGAAGGAAATGGTATCATCTGCACTGGCCACTTACAATCGTCTTTTAAAAGCTCATTTGATAGCTATTGACGATATTATGCTTATGCCCATTAAAAAGCATGAAGCCGTCGCTTTCTTTAACCTGATCAATCAACTACATGAACAGTGCTCCATAATTATTACCACCAATAAATCGCCTAAACAATGGGCGGAAACCCTCGATGATGAGGTATTAACATCTGCCTTGTTAGACAGGATACTTTACCGCTGTGAAGTAATCAAGCTATCAGGTAGTAGTTATCGCATGGAGAACAGGCAAACCATATTTAAAGAGGAAAAATCATAACGCCCGGGTAATACCTTCGCCCTTTCGCTACGCTTCAGGGACGAAGGTATTACCCTCCGTTGTTACATAAAACAAACACAAATAATCAATGAAAAAGATAAATCAAAAACTGTACATTTACTTTTGCGAAAATTTGTACATTTTAAATTTGCAATTTACACTGCTGAACAATGGTAACTTGTGCGTAAGGAAAAAGTGCCTACAGCAAGCGGTGGGAAAGCGGATGCAATAAGTGAAGTGAGGAACGAACGAAACGGGTTGCAGACGCTGTGCAGCGATAGCGAGCCGCCTGCGAGTGCGGCCGAGGCCTGCCGGGTAAAAGCCGACCTTAGAAGGCTGAGCGGCAGTGCTGTTTACAGTGAGCTTTGGCGCAGGTTTTTGATCGTGTCGTCGGGTGGAGCGATGGCTCAAAAACTGTGACAAAGGCGAACCGAGGACGCCAGCAGGCTCGCTTAACTCGGGCAGCGGTTGTTTTTGATGCTACCGTAATGCAATGGAGGTGGCAGAGAAAACAAAAGAGCTGCCAATGAGGAAGATTGAGGAACGCAAAAAACATGACAAGCTGAAGCGAAGCTGAACTTTAGCGGCACAGCTCTTTTTTATTCAATTGAAGATATAAATGTCATAAAAATGGGCTGTGACGGCTTGGCGTGTTTTTTTGCTGACGAGTGATGACGAATACCGCTTTTCCGGATTCCCGATACGTTGCACTATCGGGACAGGCTGTGCGGTGGGGTTATTCATCCTTTAATCTGGAAAGTATTTAAGCTACAATATTATTAAGAGGTTTATTGTCCTGTAAATCTAATAAAGCACTATTTAGAACTGCAGTCTTAATAAAACCTTTCACAGATAAATCTTCGTTAAGGTTTTCCCAACAAACACCAACACCTCCGCTAATTAAACGCCATTGATTTAGTTGTTCCTGGGTAGCTTCTTTTAACCTTTGATAATAAGAAATATGAGATTGTAAAACTTTACCATTATTTAATATAATAACAATTAAATCTAAGTTTTTATCTAGTAGCATATTGCTTATCCTTAACCCCTTTTCATGTATTAAAATGTCGAATGGGTCTTTTGCCCTCTTTTCATATTGTTCGTTATTTGAAGTACTCATACCAAGCTGATTTTAACGTTTCTATATTTTCATCAATAATTTTTCGTATATCTTTAACTTCACCTACTGTAAAGCCATAAAGATAATCTTCACGATATTCTGGTTCTAACCAGATTTTACCACGCTTTTCGGCCTTTTCAATGTGTATATGTATAGGTTCAAAACCTTCATCGCTATAAAAAAAGAACCGAAAACCTTTTATTCTTAATATTACTGGCATACATTACAAATTTAACGTTTTTAATTTACATATAGTTTCTATTTTAACGGATGATATTTTTCTAACTCTTTCTGCAGATCTTCTAAATTGTCCGTCCTGTACCTTTCTGTGCTGCTTACGTACTTGTGTCCGGCCATGTGTTGCACTTCTCTCAAATTATAATGCTGCAACCAGTTTGTAATGATCGATGCCCTGATTTGTGCCATGTTTTTTAACCGTGGTTCGTACCTGTTTATCATCTTTTTGATTCTTGACATTCCCCGGAATAAGCGTTTTTTATGAAACAAATAGCTTCCTTCGATTTCATCTTTTAAAAACTTTCCTTCGGATAAAAGATATTCGTGCAAGGGTAGTACTTGAAAGGGTTTTAACTCCAAAATACGTTTATTGGTTCGTCGGGTCGATGGAACGTATATTTTGCCTTTATCCAGTTGTAAATGGCTGGTTTCAAGCTTTGCCAGTTCGCAGGTTTGCAGGCCCTGGTAAATTTTTAATCCCAGGATAATATGATAGGTTTTCAACGTATTTTCGTGCGTCCAGTGGTTGCGGCTTTCGGGGAACTTTTGGTACATTTCATTGAGCTGTTTTTGGGTAAACAGATCGTGCGGTACCGTGCGCTGTACGCCTTTTAACCTAACAGTTTCTGCAACGTTCGGTACGCCTTTAAAATTTAAATAGTAAGATATTTTCTTTAACTCTAAATTGATGGTTTTTGCTTGTATGTTTTGGCCTTTTCGATAGCGGATGTACTGCATTAATTGCTCATTATCAAAACCTTCAACTGAAAGAGATAGTTCATACAAATAAAGTTTAAACCGCTTTTCAATGAAAGAACTGTAATCACCGGCCGTGCTTATGGCAAAGCCTTTTTCAACCAGGTATTTTCTAAAATGCTGATTCATTGACTAAATGAGTATATTTTTGTGTACTCTCTATTGATTTGTGTCCAAGAAACAAAGCAATGTTTTCTAACCGCATGCCGTCCTGTAAAAGATGCGTGGCAATGGAGTGCCGTAAAATGTGCAGCCCAAAGGTTTTCTGTTTTAGTTTTTCGTCGTTTGTTTGGTTTTTCAGTAGTTGCAAACGGTTGTACATGCCTTGCCGGCTCCACCGCTTTCCGCGACGGCTCAAAAGCAACGCCTCGTTTTTTTGCCTGTTTAAAAGTTCATTTCGTTGATTGAAAATGTATGCCTGCAGATCGGCTTTGACCTGCCTGCCCATGGGAATGTAACGCTGCCTGTAGCCTTTACCTTGTCTGACGTAGAGTAAATTCTTATCAAAAAGCAGATCGCTGATGTTCAGCGCTGCGCCTTCGCTTGCCCGTAACCCGCAACCGTAATAGATCCCGAGCATGGCCGTATCTCTTTGGCGGTATAAATTATCCCGGTCTTTTGCAGCTTTGTACAAAGCTTGTATTTCCGGTTTGGTCAGATATGTGGCGGTTTCTGTTGTTTTCAGCAGTTCGGGTTTAATGGCGATGTTGGCCACTCCTGTGAGTTGTAGATATTTACTCAAAAGCCGCAGCGTGGTAATGTGTTTGTTGATGTAACCTGCACTCAGGCTGCCCGATCGGTTGCAGTTGGGGCGGTGCTGCAGATATTCTAAGTAATTGTTTATTTGTTCGTGCGCAAAGTCTTTTAAATGATTCGTTTGGTTGTGTTCCAGAAATGATAAAAATTCCTTTGTGTTCCAATAGCCGAGTTTTACCGTGTGGGGGTTGTAATTCAGTGTTTCCAACCACTTTCGGAAGTTTTCGGATAAAAACACGAACTGTTTACTTTCGATTCTCCTATTAACACTTTTTTGGGTCACGGGTCGCTAAGGGTTAAATAATTGATTTACTTTTATTTCTGTGACCCAAATCGCATGAACCGCCAGAGGGTCGCCAGTTTTATTACTGGTTATTATTCTCTAATCTATCTATTTGATTTTTAAGATACTGTTTCACATCTTCACGCAACTTTGCAATATCATCCCACCAGAGTATCTTGTATTTATA is a window of Salinivirga cyanobacteriivorans DNA encoding:
- a CDS encoding CHC2 zinc finger domain-containing protein, producing the protein MTIFNVSQNYGIKPDKNDHIKCPFHKDDKPSCKIYTDTNTYNCFGCGKTGDVIQFIQDKENCSKHAALKIATELANGNTTEHTQNTDVMGIASKRAAEAENFAELFNRQKEGLPRSPKAQEYLRNRCLEQLQEVGYNSGVNWKKLKQCITFPLKDKNGNIVSLYGRRITESNGHNAEFGKHYYTENRKGLYPHYPDKHTETLIITEAIIDAATLQLSIENNQYSILAAYGTNGLTAEHKAAISQLSNLQEVIFFFDGDTAGKQGATKYSEELRKDKACLVSTVTTPDGEDINSLFVNYGKEAILQLIEERQPVDLKASQLSNNLTIKQYSNQTKAATAAVQTVHALSPLKTDIPNKIIHQTPTARYIIKGSLPKTFDRMLVSLDVQHPETGIKYRCRLDLYEEKQTRKEAREASEKLDLRSDLVENDLSQLTDLLEEYRDNQLQQSTEENSNDKALRLPEQAKCKAFLQKEDLIQNLNELIGQSGIVGEENNRLFLFIIGTSHKMKDTLHALIQGSSGSGKTHLLSKIAALMPPERVVKFTRVTENSFYNYDEYFFRNKLICLEDIDGLKEEALFAWRELISNEQLSSSTSQKDENGNIRSAQRIVRGPMASICATTHGQIYEDNMSRMFIVAVDESSEQTQKIMNYQSKTASGTIEKKLEVEAKEFLQNSIRMLKPLKVINPYADKIKLPPQAHKIRRLHELFLSFVKQVTLIHQYQRKRDGQGRVITEPEDLKTAVEIMFDSIFLKVDELDGSLRQFYEELKNHIKTKSNPEQYEFMQREIRHALNISKSQLQRYINDLVELEYLQQMGGYQNRGYKYKILWWDDIAKLREDVKQYLKNQIDRLENNNQ
- a CDS encoding IS110 family transposase; translated protein: MARKKKIKMEIINYNAAGIDVGSKSHFVAVGQSLEDVKEFGVYAEDLVKLCEWLLSYGITSVAMESTGDYWQNLYVELQKHGIEVVLCNGKFTKNAKGKKTDVKDSRWIQKLHSLGLLTSSFLPDENTEILRTYCRQRTNWLELAASASRKMQKYLKFLNFRLDVVVNDVCGLTGLKIIEDICNGNLDPYSLAEHRHYNCRKPKEEIAKALHGNNRVDYLFGLKQEYDSYKFFQRKIKECDKEIEKLIKNEIQKHPVKQKLKTTAKPHKRINKNAIDIKNFNQIAYQYFGGVDLMAIEGVSHATVMSIMSEIGIDGFKKFKTAKEFCSWLRLAPNNKISGGKILSNKIPKGSNRLKIALRHSANAIGNLKDTHMSDFFKRIAYRKGRQAAVSATARKLATVIWTMVVKQVPYDPPTAYLFLDQKRKLGLVKRIKKQMAKFDIKTEDINLGNSLSPNYNF
- a CDS encoding helix-turn-helix domain-containing protein, with product MDSFGKKLRECREAKKLSQNELAKLIEAHHSIIGKYERDEVKPSIDVVKKMANILDTTVGYLLGESQNSQVLKDPAMMQRLNDIATFQEKDREHILYTLDAMIRDVKTRQAYFNK
- a CDS encoding YARHG domain-containing protein, with the protein product MKKRTIVIIISFLTLWQISFSQVEFKLDTVIKTYNAKYNNDYKGIYIYDTLFIEILAKKFDSKSCNLFVNGRPLDCNNTFFKNPFKIDEFLFIQTPDSKKNGKLKFVQYSFEDSVFKDFGYSYSRNQQDSFIQDNSFKRFYHVIKNNEFKIKTANFLNKKGKEIADFDPFIKKTYFEGLGDIYYANVEEVLFFESNSAIIQICMNPEGADCSNYRFFIATAAGVKEIKDLFKFDVLNGYLLEMLFIDESQKTVRLNNRIYDQDRPNPLYYEGYILDIEKLKKKKVLAWINNIELISGINIQGNDIKHYFLLSNLDSKNKVIIPYKFIPQLDLAMYKGHQNEKLTKDDIKGLDLYTLGILRNSIFAKYNYAFSSEFYQAYFNLFAFYNHYEKKGKRTKNINDKLTETDKFNIKLITNTEKELGK